The following are from one region of the Flavimobilis soli genome:
- a CDS encoding NAD+ synthase — protein MAELRIALAQIDTCVGDLTGNAEAVAAWTRKAADAGARLVAFPEMTLTGYPIEDLALRASFQRAADSAVRALAADLATAGLGDVTVVVGSVGTGGGSRPTNRAVVLRGGEVIAHYDKHHLPNYGVFDEARIFVPGDQPAVVDVDGVRVGLAICEDIWREGGTVEQLAAHGVDLLLVINGSPYEEGKTHLRLESAAARAAQVSAPLAYVNMVGGQDDLVFDGGSFVLDADGTVLASAPQFVEHMLVWDATTGGAQRPGPQAQTLDADEEVYRALVTGLTGYVRKNGFTSVVLGLSGGIDSALVAAIAADAIGGENVVGVGMPSRYSSDHSKDDAADTAKRIGADYRVVPIAPMVDAFESNLHLEGVAAENLQARMRGVTLMALSNMEGHLVLATGNKSELAVGYSTIYGDAVGGFAPIKDVDKSRVWALSRWRNNHAIDRGEIPPIPESSITKPPSAELRPGQVDQDSLPPYHLLDEVIDAYVERSEGRAELLARGFDPEVVDRVVSLVDRAEWKRRQYPPGPKVTGVAFGRDRRLPVTNRWREPAV, from the coding sequence ATGGCTGAACTGCGTATCGCCCTCGCACAGATCGACACGTGCGTCGGCGACCTGACCGGCAACGCGGAGGCGGTCGCCGCCTGGACCCGGAAGGCCGCGGACGCGGGCGCCCGGCTCGTCGCGTTCCCGGAGATGACCCTGACGGGCTACCCGATCGAGGACCTGGCCCTGCGCGCGTCCTTCCAGCGCGCCGCCGACAGCGCCGTGCGCGCTCTCGCGGCCGACCTCGCGACGGCAGGGCTGGGCGACGTGACCGTCGTCGTCGGCTCGGTCGGCACGGGCGGCGGCAGCCGTCCGACGAACCGCGCGGTCGTGCTGCGCGGCGGTGAGGTGATCGCGCACTACGACAAGCACCACCTGCCGAACTACGGCGTGTTCGACGAGGCCCGCATCTTCGTGCCCGGCGACCAGCCGGCGGTCGTCGACGTCGACGGCGTGCGCGTCGGCCTCGCGATCTGCGAGGACATCTGGCGCGAGGGCGGCACCGTCGAGCAGCTCGCGGCGCACGGCGTCGACCTGCTCCTCGTCATCAACGGCTCGCCGTACGAGGAGGGCAAGACCCACCTCCGGCTCGAGAGCGCGGCCGCGCGCGCCGCGCAGGTCTCCGCTCCCCTCGCGTACGTGAACATGGTCGGCGGCCAGGACGACCTCGTGTTCGACGGCGGCTCGTTCGTCCTCGACGCCGACGGGACCGTCCTGGCGAGCGCTCCGCAGTTCGTCGAGCACATGCTCGTGTGGGACGCGACGACGGGCGGCGCCCAGCGGCCCGGACCGCAGGCGCAGACCCTCGACGCCGACGAGGAGGTCTACCGCGCCCTCGTCACGGGCCTTACCGGCTACGTCCGCAAGAACGGCTTCACGTCGGTCGTGCTCGGACTGTCGGGCGGCATCGACTCGGCGCTCGTCGCCGCCATCGCGGCCGACGCGATCGGCGGCGAGAACGTCGTCGGCGTCGGTATGCCGTCGCGCTACTCCTCGGACCACTCGAAGGACGACGCCGCCGACACCGCCAAGCGCATCGGCGCGGACTACCGGGTCGTGCCGATCGCCCCGATGGTCGACGCGTTCGAGAGCAACCTCCACCTCGAAGGCGTCGCCGCCGAGAACCTCCAGGCGCGCATGCGCGGCGTGACGCTCATGGCGCTGTCCAACATGGAGGGCCACCTCGTGCTGGCGACGGGCAACAAGTCGGAGCTCGCTGTCGGCTACTCGACGATCTACGGCGACGCCGTCGGCGGGTTCGCGCCGATCAAGGACGTCGACAAGTCACGCGTGTGGGCGCTCTCGCGCTGGCGCAACAACCACGCGATCGACCGCGGCGAGATCCCGCCCATCCCCGAGAGCTCGATCACGAAGCCGCCGTCGGCCGAGCTGCGTCCCGGTCAGGTCGACCAGGACTCCCTGCCGCCGTACCACCTCCTCGACGAGGTGATCGACGCGTACGTCGAGCGCAGCGAGGGCCGTGCCGAGCTGCTCGCGCGCGGCTTCGACCCCGAGGTCGTCGACCGGGTCGTGTCGCTCGTCGACCGCGCCGAGTGGAAGCGTCGGCAGTACCCGCCGGGGCCCAAGGTGACGGGGGTGGCGTTCGGCCGTGACCGCCGTCTGCCGGTCACGAACCGGTGGCGCGAACCCGCAGTGTGA
- a CDS encoding glutamine synthetase family protein, with protein sequence MDKQQDFVLRTVEERDIRFIRLWFTDVLGMLKSVAIAPAELEQAFAEGIGFDGSAIEGLTRVYEADMIARPDPSTFQVLPWRGERNGTARMFCDLLNPDGTHSLADSRFVLKRAMDRAADKGFTFYTHPEVEFYLFRPQSSPTDPLVPVDQAGYFDHVARGNAHDFRRAAIQMLESMGISVEFSHHEAGPGQNEIDLRYADALTTADNLMTFRTVIKEVALEQGVFASFMPKPMAEHPGSGMHTHLSLFEGDRNAFHEPGAQYELSRTGRSFIAGLLTHAAEITAVTNQYVNSYKRLWGGAEAPSYICWGHNNRSSLVRVPMYKPGKTNSSRVEYRALDAATNPYLSFALLLAAGLKGIEEGYELPEGSEEDVWELTDAERKAAGIKPLPQSLDKAIELMEQSELVAETLGEHVFDYVLRNKRQEWDAYRSQVTPFELDRFLPVL encoded by the coding sequence ATGGACAAGCAGCAGGACTTCGTGCTCCGCACCGTCGAGGAGCGAGACATCCGGTTCATCCGCCTCTGGTTCACCGACGTGCTGGGCATGCTCAAGTCCGTCGCTATCGCGCCGGCGGAGCTCGAGCAGGCGTTCGCCGAGGGCATCGGGTTCGACGGCAGCGCCATCGAGGGCCTGACGCGCGTCTACGAGGCCGACATGATCGCGCGCCCCGACCCCTCGACGTTCCAGGTGCTGCCCTGGCGCGGCGAGCGCAACGGCACCGCGCGCATGTTCTGCGACCTGCTCAACCCGGACGGCACGCACTCGCTCGCCGACTCGCGTTTCGTCCTCAAGCGCGCGATGGACCGAGCGGCCGACAAGGGCTTCACCTTCTACACGCACCCCGAGGTCGAGTTCTACCTGTTCCGTCCGCAGTCCTCGCCGACGGACCCGCTCGTCCCCGTCGACCAGGCGGGTTACTTCGACCACGTCGCGCGCGGGAACGCGCACGACTTCCGTCGCGCCGCGATCCAGATGCTCGAGTCGATGGGGATCTCCGTCGAGTTCTCGCACCACGAGGCCGGTCCCGGCCAGAACGAGATCGACCTGCGCTACGCGGACGCCCTGACGACCGCGGACAACCTCATGACGTTCCGGACGGTCATCAAGGAGGTCGCGCTCGAGCAGGGCGTGTTCGCGTCCTTCATGCCGAAGCCGATGGCGGAGCACCCGGGCTCGGGCATGCACACGCACCTGTCGCTGTTCGAGGGCGACCGCAACGCGTTCCACGAGCCGGGCGCGCAGTACGAGCTGTCCCGCACGGGCCGCTCGTTCATCGCCGGCCTGCTCACGCACGCCGCCGAGATCACGGCCGTGACCAACCAGTACGTGAACTCGTACAAGCGCCTGTGGGGCGGTGCCGAGGCGCCGAGCTACATCTGCTGGGGCCACAACAACCGTTCGTCGCTCGTGCGCGTGCCGATGTACAAGCCGGGCAAGACGAACTCGTCGCGCGTCGAGTACCGCGCGCTCGACGCCGCCACGAACCCCTACCTGTCGTTCGCGCTGCTGCTCGCCGCGGGCCTCAAGGGCATCGAGGAGGGCTACGAGCTCCCCGAGGGGTCGGAGGAGGACGTCTGGGAGCTGACCGACGCCGAGCGCAAGGCCGCCGGCATCAAGCCGCTCCCGCAGTCGCTCGACAAGGCGATCGAGCTCATGGAGCAGTCCGAGCTCGTCGCCGAGACGCTCGGCGAGCACGTGTTCGACTACGTCCTGCGCAACAAGCGCCAGGAGTGGGACGCGTACCGCTCGCAGGTCACGCCGTTCGAGCTGGACCGGTTCCTGCCGGTCCTGTGA
- a CDS encoding bifunctional [glutamine synthetase] adenylyltransferase/[glutamine synthetase]-adenylyl-L-tyrosine phosphorylase, with protein sequence MTSVQPPAGPGPRSARTESASTRLRRLGFIDTARAQKLLEDKDLVEVLGAVGPTSPLVSAAGTAADPDLALLALVRLCSTVRDTVRATTLAALVSEPGPGLTRLAAVLGASAALGDEIIRHPELVDVVADLTPGIGVDASDVRAELLRAVQADPDADVPVAGMPVTDATDAMRRAYRARLLRIAASDLTSTEPLSILPAVGAALADLAAASLEAGLAIARAGTEGHGLEVRLAVLGMGKCGGRELNYVSDVDVVYVAEPAEGVEESVAMRVGAKLVTGLTRACSAPSNEPPLWPVDAALRPEGKDGPIVRTLASHRAYYERWAKTWEFQALLKARVVAGDRALGAAYLDAVGPMVWQAVTRENFVADSQAMRRRVEDHVPAAEADRQLKLGKGGLRDVEFTVQLLQLVHGRTDESIRSPHTLTALAALTAGGYVARDDAARMAVAYRFLRVLEHRIQMFRLERTHLLPTEEADLRRLARTAGMREEGAEGLLERWKETRRSVRSMHEALYYRPLLPAVAQLSRAEASLSPENQQARLAAIGYRDPRGAVRHIAALTEGVSRRAAIQRQLLPVLLGWFGEGADPDAALLAFRRLSETLGTTHWYLKMLRDSGSAAQRLARLLSSSRFAADALALSPESVSWLAEDAELQPLGAERLRREVGAMLTRSDDVEQATQLLRALRRRELARTAVGEVLSISDPVRAAQAISAATDATLEGALRLAEAAVQRERGLAEPPAHLAIVAMGRLGGREAGYGSDADVMFVHRAVPGASDADAGGYSLAVATRLRSLLGDMGPEPALQVDADLRPEGRQGPLVRSLDSYAEYYERWSEVWEAQALLRARTVAGDDALCADMTALIDSVRYPAELTTAQVREVRRIKARVESERMPRGVDPARHVKLGRGGISDVEWTVQLLQLQHAHEIETLRTTSTLEALDALAEAELLTRGDAEVLREAWVLASGIRNAVVLWSGRVDGSHGDMLPSDRLDLAGVSRILDYPAGEASALEEDYLRASRRCRQVVERVFYDS encoded by the coding sequence ATGACCTCGGTGCAGCCTCCCGCAGGGCCCGGTCCGCGCTCAGCCCGTACCGAGTCGGCGAGCACCAGGCTGCGACGCCTGGGGTTCATCGACACGGCGCGCGCCCAGAAGCTCCTCGAGGACAAGGACCTCGTCGAGGTCCTGGGCGCCGTCGGCCCGACGTCGCCGCTCGTCTCCGCCGCGGGAACCGCCGCGGACCCGGACCTCGCGCTGCTCGCGCTCGTCCGCCTGTGCTCGACGGTCCGGGACACGGTTCGTGCGACGACGCTCGCGGCCCTCGTCTCGGAGCCGGGCCCTGGTCTGACGCGGCTCGCGGCGGTGCTCGGCGCGTCGGCGGCGCTCGGCGACGAGATCATCCGCCATCCCGAGCTCGTCGACGTCGTCGCGGACCTCACGCCCGGGATCGGCGTCGACGCCAGCGACGTGCGTGCGGAGCTGCTCCGCGCCGTCCAGGCCGATCCTGACGCGGACGTGCCCGTCGCGGGCATGCCGGTCACCGACGCGACCGACGCGATGCGCCGCGCCTACCGCGCGCGGCTCCTGCGGATCGCGGCGTCGGACCTGACCTCCACCGAGCCGCTGTCGATCCTTCCCGCCGTCGGCGCTGCGCTCGCCGACCTCGCTGCCGCCTCGCTCGAGGCGGGGCTCGCGATCGCTCGCGCGGGCACCGAGGGTCACGGTCTCGAGGTGCGGCTCGCCGTCCTCGGCATGGGCAAGTGCGGCGGCCGCGAGCTCAACTACGTGAGCGACGTCGACGTCGTCTACGTCGCGGAGCCTGCTGAAGGCGTCGAGGAGTCGGTCGCGATGCGAGTCGGCGCCAAGCTCGTCACGGGCCTGACCCGCGCGTGCTCGGCACCGTCGAACGAGCCGCCGCTGTGGCCCGTCGATGCCGCGCTGCGCCCCGAGGGCAAGGACGGCCCGATCGTCCGGACGCTCGCGAGCCACCGCGCGTACTACGAGCGCTGGGCCAAGACCTGGGAGTTCCAGGCGCTCCTCAAGGCCCGCGTCGTCGCGGGGGACCGCGCGCTCGGGGCCGCATACCTCGACGCCGTCGGACCCATGGTCTGGCAGGCCGTCACACGCGAGAACTTCGTCGCCGACTCGCAGGCGATGCGCCGTCGTGTCGAGGACCACGTCCCGGCCGCCGAGGCCGACCGTCAGCTCAAGCTCGGCAAGGGCGGGCTCCGGGACGTCGAGTTCACGGTCCAGCTCCTGCAGCTCGTGCACGGCCGCACCGACGAGTCGATCCGCAGCCCGCACACGCTCACGGCCCTTGCCGCCCTGACGGCCGGCGGCTACGTCGCGCGCGACGACGCCGCCCGCATGGCCGTCGCCTACCGGTTCCTGCGGGTGCTCGAGCACCGCATCCAGATGTTCCGCCTCGAGCGCACCCACCTCTTGCCGACCGAGGAGGCGGACCTGCGCCGTCTCGCCCGTACGGCGGGAATGCGCGAGGAGGGCGCCGAAGGGCTGCTCGAGCGCTGGAAGGAGACTCGTCGCAGCGTCCGGAGCATGCACGAGGCGCTCTACTACCGTCCGTTGCTCCCCGCGGTCGCGCAGCTCTCGCGTGCCGAGGCGAGCCTGAGCCCCGAGAACCAGCAGGCGCGCCTCGCGGCGATCGGCTACCGCGACCCGCGCGGCGCGGTCCGGCACATCGCGGCGCTCACGGAGGGCGTCTCGCGGCGTGCCGCGATCCAGCGCCAGCTCTTGCCCGTCCTCCTCGGCTGGTTCGGCGAGGGGGCCGACCCTGACGCGGCGCTGCTCGCGTTCCGGCGTCTCTCCGAGACGCTCGGCACGACGCACTGGTACCTCAAGATGCTGCGCGACTCCGGCTCCGCCGCGCAGCGCCTCGCGCGACTGCTGTCGTCGTCGCGCTTCGCCGCCGACGCGCTCGCGCTCTCGCCCGAGTCGGTGTCCTGGCTCGCGGAGGACGCGGAGCTGCAGCCGCTCGGCGCCGAGCGGCTTAGGCGCGAGGTCGGCGCGATGCTCACCCGGTCCGACGACGTCGAGCAGGCGACCCAGCTCCTGCGGGCGCTGCGCCGCCGCGAGCTTGCACGCACCGCCGTCGGCGAGGTGCTGAGCATCAGCGACCCTGTCCGCGCCGCCCAGGCGATCAGTGCCGCCACGGACGCGACGCTCGAAGGCGCGCTGCGGCTCGCCGAGGCCGCCGTGCAGCGTGAGCGCGGCCTCGCCGAGCCTCCCGCTCACCTGGCGATCGTCGCGATGGGCCGCCTCGGCGGCCGTGAAGCCGGCTACGGCTCCGATGCCGACGTCATGTTCGTCCACCGCGCCGTTCCTGGCGCGTCGGACGCGGACGCCGGCGGCTACTCGCTCGCGGTCGCGACGAGACTGCGCTCTCTCCTGGGGGACATGGGCCCCGAGCCTGCGCTCCAGGTCGATGCCGATCTGCGCCCGGAAGGTCGACAGGGCCCGCTCGTGCGTTCGCTCGACTCGTACGCGGAGTACTACGAGCGCTGGTCGGAGGTCTGGGAGGCGCAGGCGCTCCTGCGGGCGCGCACCGTCGCCGGCGACGACGCGCTGTGCGCGGACATGACCGCTCTGATCGACTCGGTGCGCTACCCGGCAGAGCTGACGACCGCACAGGTGCGCGAGGTTCGGCGCATCAAGGCGCGCGTCGAGTCGGAGCGCATGCCGCGCGGCGTCGACCCGGCCCGGCACGTCAAGCTCGGCCGCGGCGGCATCAGCGACGTCGAGTGGACCGTCCAGCTGCTCCAGCTGCAGCACGCCCACGAGATCGAGACGCTCCGGACGACGTCGACGCTCGAGGCGCTCGACGCCCTCGCCGAGGCCGAGCTCCTCACGCGCGGGGACGCCGAGGTGCTCCGGGAGGCGTGGGTGCTCGCGTCGGGCATCCGTAACGCCGTCGTGCTGTGGTCCGGACGCGTCGACGGGTCGCACGGCGACATGCTGCCGAGCGACCGGCTCGACCTCGCGGGCGTCTCACGGATCCTCGACTACCCGGCGGGGGAGGCGTCCGCCCTCGAGGAGGACTACCTCCGGGCGTCGCGTCGCTGCCGCCAGGTCGTCGAGCGCGTGTTCTACGACTCCTGA